From the genome of Ptychodera flava strain L36383 chromosome 22, AS_Pfla_20210202, whole genome shotgun sequence, one region includes:
- the LOC139123240 gene encoding voltage-gated purine nucleotide uniporter SLC17A9-like — MLGTLDPVELCEDEVEGTRQLITEVSHIPSSVDHRIESENTYFFHRKVTIAWGGALFTLTALTYSCRNCMPISAVATAQEFDWDKSETGLVLSSFYWGYITTQILSGFLSDRYGGDQVITLAAIAWGPLTIAFPFCAYVFEDKSSQLTFLVINRVIFGIVTGFHYPALSSITASKVEKENRTFFYTAIGAGTTAGNVISGRLGSYLLDRFSWHVSFYVFGAIATFWAIAMRIVLMRKRCLHPCTKVTSTRAEVPTTRKTWAVLLKHRAFWALIVQFTCNSYSWYLTLSWLPTFFEETFPGAKGWVFNVLPWTFVVFVDFISGYIADRLMKGGLSTTTTRKLLQTIASLSNVAALIFVGRTQCYLTALLLMTYALTINAVGAAGAYANPQDLVPAQAGAVYGVMNAFGSIPGFVGVYVSGFILEYFESWSAVFTVTSAILFVGWSVFMIFGTGKQLL; from the exons tgaaaatacttattttTTCCACAGGAAGGTAACCATAGCATGGGGTGGTGCACTGTTTACACTCACTGCCTTGACGTACTCTTGTCGAAATTGTATGCCCATAAGCGCCGTTGCCACTGCGCAGGAGTTTGATTGGGACAAGTCGGAAACG GGTTTGGTATTATCGAGTTTCTACTGGGGTTATATCACCACTCAGATACTTTCTGGGTTTCTAAGTGATCGATATGGTGGCGACCAGGTGATCACACTAGCTGCAATAGCGTGGGGTCCACTGACCATCGCTTTTCCGTTTTGTGCATATGTGTTTGAGGACAAGTCGTCTCAACTAACATTCCTAGTTATAAACAGGGTCATCTTTGGAATAGTGACAG ggTTCCATTATCCGGCTCTATCAAGTATAACTGCATCAAAAGTTGAAAAGGAAAACAGAACATTCTTTTATACCGCCATAGGTGCAGGAACAACCGCTGG GAACGTCATTTCAGGGCGTTTAGGATCATACCTATTGGACAGATTTAGCTGGCAtgtcagtttttacgtgtttgGCGCCATTGCAACCTTTTGGGCGATCGCAATGCGGATAGTTCTAATGAGGAAAAGATGCCTGCATCCTTGCACCAAAGTAACATCCACACGAGCAGAAGTTCCAACCACGAGAAAAACATGGGCTGTACTACTCAAACACAGAGCGTTCTG GGCACTAATTGTCCAGTTTACCTGCAACTCTTACTCATGGTATTTAACACTCTCGTGGCTTCCCACATTCTTCGAAGAAACTTTTCCAGGAGCAAag GGCTGGGTCTTCAACGTGTTACCATGGACATTTGTAGTTTTTGTGGATTTTATCAGTGGTTATATTGCCGATAGACTTATGAAAGGTGGACTTAGTACAACGACAACGAGAAAACTTTTGCAG ACAATAGCATCATTGTCAAATGTGGCCGCTCTCATTTTTGTTGGGCGTACTCAATGCTACCTGACAGCTCTGCTTCTTATGACTTATGCACTGACGATCAATGCCGTTGGAGCTGCAGGGGCGTATGCAAATCCACAGGACTTGGTTCCAGCACAGGCTGGCGCTGTTTACG GTGTTATGAACGCCTTTGGTTCGATACCTGGGTTCGTCGGTGTATACGTCAGTGGATTTATTCTGGAATACTTTGAAAGTTGGAGTGCTGTCTTTACTGTAACTTCGGCCATATTATTTGTAGGATGGTccgtttttatgatttttgggACTGGAAAACAGTTACTGTGA